The genomic stretch CCCCCAACAGATTTTACTGGATCTTAAGTCGTCGGATAAAACTCTACATCCAAGTCGCAAAGCATGCTGGGTAAAATATGCAGTATGCTACTTTACCATGAACTGCAAAGTCCATACTAGAAAATTTGTTCACACATTTGTTTGGAAACCATGTTATCAGTGTTAATTTATATGTGCTTGcttataaaatgttaaacaaacatataaataaataataatcatgttATGGACAAGGTTAATCTGTTCAGCTGACCCCGCCTCCGGAGCTTTAAAACATGACGGAACGATGAGCGACTCGCCGTCTCGACCAATCAAAACACGGTCAGCATGCGATTGATCGCTCctcggccaatcagagcgcagtGACGCCGGCGCTGGGCGAGTTCGGTTGAGACGAAAATGGTGACAGCTTGCGCGTGCGGATGATGGCGGTAAATAACAGCCGAAAGCGAGTGTGGAAAAACACGCAAATATTAGCCGTCATTTAACTCGTCGGAGGCATTTCACCGGCTGTTCCGTGGAGGACTGGCGCCGGGGGCCGTTTGAAACCCGATCGGTGGCTGTGCAGGGAGAGTTTATCCTGTGGCTGCGGCTCTTGATGGTTTTTGTTCAGCGGGTTTAAAGTAACGGATCTCTCGCGCTGGTAtaaacacgcacacagacacaccgAGCGAGCGCCGGTACCGGAACCCCCCGGATCCGCTGCTGCCGCGTGTCTCCCGCCGGAGCGTCTTTTGTTCTGTGAGTAGCGCTATAGcgggttaacacacacacacacacacacacacacacacacaaacattcaaacaacagagacagacacacacactcatgtaagTGTACACACACTGCATTGTGTGACAAACTctcaatataatgaaaaatatacatttcaacatttgtatatataaatatatattcacaaatgCACTCTtacatatatacaaacacatcAAAGAAATCAGTTCAGGAACAAATCGAATCCAGGTTCTGTTTACGATCAGGATGGAACCATTTAATGGCACTGATTTGTGAGTTCATGTGTTGTTCATCCACAGTTCTCATTCTGCACGATGAAGTCTTTTACACGGTGCAGCGGCGGGACACTTCTGCTCCGATGCTGAAGCTCACGGTTTCTCACAGTGAGTGATATTACTTTAAAAAGTGGTGCGTTACATTCACACAGTCATCGTTGACAGCAGTGATGCATTACTTGTTTGTGATAGTAACTTATGTCACGATTGTAAACATTGTTATTTTCTCTTGCTCTTAGGGTGAGTGCGGTCATGGCGTGTGGTTCCTGACTCCGAGTGCTCATGCGTGTTGGGAGACATGGATCGCTGTAAGCATGTGGTGCGGTTCCGTCTGGGCCAGGGCCACTCCATCCTCAACCCGCAGATGTGGCGCTGCGTGGACTGCGGCACCACGGAGTCCGTCTGGGCTTGTCTGAAGTGTGCTCACGTGGCGTGCGGCCGCTACATGGAGGAACACTCCCTGAGTCACTACCAGATGACGCAGCACCCGCTAGCCATGGACGTACGTGAACTGGACGTCTTCTGTTTCGCGTGCAGCGACTACGTGTTGAATGATAATGTGGAGGGCGACCTGAAGCTCCTTCGGGGGGCGCTATCTACCGTCCGCAGCCCTGGTCAGCGCTCCCTGCGGTCGTCGACGTCTGATGGTGGAGTTAGAGTGCGCGAGGTTGTGCGGGACAGCGCCATGCAGACGGCGTTGTGGCACCGGCGGAAAACTGTCCTCCAAAGTGCCTTGCGCTGTTGGAGGAGCCGACAGCAGGAGCTACACCGGGAGCGCGAGGAGAAGCAGGAGCGAGAGCGAGAGGAGAAGCGCAGACAACGCAGGGAAGTCAAGAAGCGGCTCATGGGAGAACTAGCCAACGTGCCTCCGAGGAAAAGCGCGCGGCTGCTCACCCAGGCTCCTCGAACGACTCTCGCACTTATTCCTCGGAAGTTCCGTGAACCTCCGGAACGACTCCCTTCGGCTCCCAAACAGTCCCTGCTGTCGCTGTCCAGCAAGCCCCTGTCACGCAAACCACTTCGTAACGCGGGCCGCCTGCACCGGTATCACTCCTCGCAGACGTCACGACGCAGGAAGCCTGCGCCCGGAGTCACTGGATTGCGCAACCTCGGGAACACGTGTTACATGAACTCCATTCTCCAGGTGCTGAGTCACTTGCAGAAGTTCAGGGAGTGTTTCCTCACACTGGACCTGTGTGAGACCGAGGAGCTGCTGGCTAAGACCAACCACTCGCAGGGAGCCCTCAGTGCGCTGGGACGCATGGGGAGGGCGAGCGCCGGCACCTTCTGCAAACAGAGCATCACACCTAGCCTGAGCTCGGCAGAACTGGTGCAGCCCAAAGAGCCGCGGTCCTCGGCTCGGCAGCAGATGTCACTGTGTCACGAGCTGCACACGCTCTTCAGGGTCATGTGGTCGGGGCGCTGGTCTCTGGTGTCTCCGTTTGCCATGCTGCACTCCGTGTGGAACCTGATCCCGGCGTTCCGTGGATACGACCAGCAGGACGCGCAAGAGTTCTTGTGTGAGCTTCTGGACAAAGTCCAGCAGGAACTGGAGTCCGACGGACCCAAGAAACACATCCTGATTCCAATCACACAGCGTAAACTGTCCAAACAAGTCCTTAAAGTGCTCAACACTATCTTCCACGGACAGCTGCTCAGCCAGGTGACGTGCAACTTACCCGTTCTGACCCGTGGTTCCCAACCTTGTTCCTTGAGATCCCCCAACACTACTAAATTAAACTCTTAACAATTTGGGTCATCGCCTTTTTAATAGAGACTCTAATTTGTTTGTGAATGGAGattgcaaaatgtgcagtgttgaagGGCTCCAGGAAGGTGTTAGGGATCCACTGGTTTAAATGTTTTGTCTTgtttgattgaataaatgcatGTAGGACTAAATAACTTGCAATAATCAGTGTTTTAAAACCGAACCTGCAGGTAACGTGTCTGTCCTGCAAGCACAAGTCGAACACGGTGGAGCCATTCTGGGATTTGTCTCTGGAGTTCCCAAACCGATACCACCGGATGGAGAAGCCCAGAGCTGCGGCGTGTCGACAGAGCTGCTCGCTCTCAGAGATGCTCGCCAAGTTCACCGAGACGGAGGCTTTAGAAGGCTGCATTTACGCCTGCAACTTCTGCAACAGTAAGTTGCGTCTTTCTTACAGACATCAAAAACTTGTTAATGCATTTATCTAAATCTCTTGCATTTTCAGGAAAGCGGCGTAAATCATCCCATAAGCCCCGGTCTCTTTCGGAGGCGTGTAAGCAGTTACTCATCTGCCGTTTACCTCAGGTGCTGCGGCTACACCTCAAACGCTTCCGGTCAGTCAGAACACCTCCCGTCTTTTACCTTGACTCGTTCGTTAGATGGAAACAGGGCCGTCCAATCCTGTTCCTGCACGGTTTAGCTCCAAACACAACTGAAGCAGCTCTTCATGATCTTCAGATCAGATCTGGTTGGAGCTAAACGGTGTTGGACGTTGGTCCTCCAGGAGCAGTATTGGACTCCCCTGGTTTGAACACACCTCATGCTAACGATCCCCTCCACACTTGTCCAGGTGGTCCGGTCGCAATCACAGGGAGAAGATCGGCGTCCACGTGGCTTTTGATCAGGTCCTGAATATACAACCATACTGCTGCTCGGACGCCGCTCTGACGCCACAGAGAGAAGCCTACACCTATGACCTATCTGCTGTAGTGATGCATCATGGGAAAGGCTTTGGCTCAGGGCACTACACGGCCTACTGTTATAACACTGAAGGAGGTGAGCCATGGTTTCAAACTAGCGAACTGCGCTAGAGTCAGCTCAAAAACAGTTTAATGTAGACTGCTCACAATTGGTGTAAACACAACCCTCGGTGTAAGCAAGCAGCCTGCATGCTTCACATTTCTTTCAATGCATTTGCAACAGACAAATGCAAATTTTACTTTATGCATGTTTTGGCAGTAGAAGCAGTACTTTCCATTAGCCAAGGTCTGTTTTTGGGGTAACACAATCGACGCAAGTTACAGAACAAGATTAGTTTTATAAAGTAactagtaatgcattacttttaagtTAGTATAGATAAATTTTAGGTAATTTTATTGGTGTACCTCAATGTACCAATTTGTTGTGCATGGTTTGCCACAGTAATGTGTTTGCGTTGCAGGTTTCTGGGTTCACTGTAACGACTCTGAGATGAACGTGTGCAGTGTGGAGGAGGTGTGCGGCACTCAGGCCTACATCCTGTTCTACACGCAGCGCTCCTCTTagacctgtctgtctctctatctcttGCTCTATTCTCTCTCTACccgtttctctctttctctcattggAGGTCTGTTCCTGACATCAGCAGTGAGACTCAGAGATCGATTGGCCTCTGCTGGCACAGTCACACTTTACCCAGGGCATTCAGGACCAAACTACACTCACCTGCAGAGTCCAGAACagcagggacacacacacacagctgtcggCGAGAGACACAGATGGATGCTCATCCTGGAGAGAAATGCCACAGCAATATGATCATCACACACTCTGAATCAGGAATTCTTCACCTTTGATACCACGACTGTTTTCTACTCTCTTTCTATTCGGGACAAAATTCAGGAAAACAGAGAAAGCCTCTTCATTTACATCAGTGGAAAATGACTGAACAATCTTATGACGCTGAATGTCTAGTTGTTTTTTGTGTGTAAGGGTGTGACTGCTGACCTCTGACCCTTGACCTTTGTCCTGTATCATGAGAGCACCTGTTATCAACTTTATTGATCTTGTGGGATCTTTCTGAtgatagtgaataaaaaaaagaaaatccctgAATTACTGTCTGCTTTATATTCTATGCACTTTGAAACTGATGAGTATACAGACAAACAGGTG from Carassius gibelio isolate Cgi1373 ecotype wild population from Czech Republic chromosome A22, carGib1.2-hapl.c, whole genome shotgun sequence encodes the following:
- the LOC127943054 gene encoding ubiquitin carboxyl-terminal hydrolase 49-like, which encodes MDRCKHVVRFRLGQGHSILNPQMWRCVDCGTTESVWACLKCAHVACGRYMEEHSLSHYQMTQHPLAMDVRELDVFCFACSDYVLNDNVEGDLKLLRGALSTVRSPGQRSLRSSTSDGGVRVREVVRDSAMQTALWHRRKTVLQSALRCWRSRQQELHREREEKQEREREEKRRQRREVKKRLMGELANVPPRKSARLLTQAPRTTLALIPRKFREPPERLPSAPKQSLLSLSSKPLSRKPLRNAGRLHRYHSSQTSRRRKPAPGVTGLRNLGNTCYMNSILQVLSHLQKFRECFLTLDLCETEELLAKTNHSQGALSALGRMGRASAGTFCKQSITPSLSSAELVQPKEPRSSARQQMSLCHELHTLFRVMWSGRWSLVSPFAMLHSVWNLIPAFRGYDQQDAQEFLCELLDKVQQELESDGPKKHILIPITQRKLSKQVLKVLNTIFHGQLLSQVTCLSCKHKSNTVEPFWDLSLEFPNRYHRMEKPRAAACRQSCSLSEMLAKFTETEALEGCIYACNFCNRKRRKSSHKPRSLSEACKQLLICRLPQVLRLHLKRFRWSGRNHREKIGVHVAFDQVLNIQPYCCSDAALTPQREAYTYDLSAVVMHHGKGFGSGHYTAYCYNTEGGFWVHCNDSEMNVCSVEEVCGTQAYILFYTQRSS